The Streptomyces sp. Mut1 genome window below encodes:
- a CDS encoding phage tail sheath family protein: MPSYLTPGVYVEEVQSGARPIEGVGTAVAAFVGFAEKGPFHRPTLVTSWDQYVSAFGTFTPDTYLTLAVHGYFSNGGGAAYIVRVGGPSEDAPQGSAPAAAPSVAIGGFLVSARPGAGDGLSIEVTDAEGENPPEDRFRLLVRQGGKVAETFDTSVRKNVKGYLVTQARQSKLIEVTEQPGTAQTRPEKQSLTLAPAAPENAGPAGTGPVEFVGDASARTGIAALEAIDEITMVAVPDLMSAHKRGDIDDEGVRAVQLAVIAHCEQMGDRVAVLDTPPGMNAQRVRTWRNDDAGYDSRYATVYYPWLKVLDPASGQQTLMPPSGHVSGVWARSDGERGVHKAPANEVIRGALDLELRLSRGEQDLLNPIGVNCVRAFPGRGIRIWGARTLSSDPAWRYLNVRRLFNYLEESILLGTQWVVFEPNDDRLWSSIRRNVTAFLTEEWRRGALFGRTAEEAFYVKCDRDNNPQESIDLGQVVCEIGVSPVKPAEFVVFRLSQFSDSTSLVDE, encoded by the coding sequence ATGCCGTCGTACCTCACCCCAGGTGTATACGTGGAGGAGGTGCAGTCCGGAGCGCGGCCCATCGAAGGAGTCGGCACCGCGGTCGCAGCCTTCGTCGGCTTCGCGGAGAAGGGCCCCTTCCACCGGCCGACGCTGGTGACCAGCTGGGACCAGTACGTTTCGGCGTTCGGCACCTTCACCCCGGACACGTATCTGACGCTCGCCGTCCACGGCTACTTCAGCAACGGCGGCGGCGCCGCGTACATCGTGCGCGTCGGCGGCCCCTCCGAGGACGCGCCCCAGGGATCGGCGCCCGCGGCGGCCCCGTCCGTCGCCATCGGCGGCTTCCTGGTCTCCGCCCGGCCGGGTGCCGGTGACGGCCTCTCCATCGAGGTCACCGACGCCGAGGGCGAGAACCCCCCGGAGGACCGCTTCCGGCTGCTGGTGCGTCAGGGCGGCAAGGTGGCCGAGACGTTCGACACCTCCGTCCGCAAGAACGTCAAGGGCTACCTGGTCACCCAGGCCCGCCAGTCCAAGCTCATCGAGGTCACCGAGCAGCCCGGCACCGCCCAGACCCGCCCCGAGAAGCAGAGCCTCACCCTCGCGCCCGCCGCCCCGGAGAACGCCGGCCCGGCCGGGACCGGGCCGGTCGAGTTCGTGGGCGACGCGTCGGCGCGTACGGGCATCGCGGCCCTGGAGGCGATCGACGAGATCACCATGGTCGCCGTCCCGGACCTGATGAGCGCCCACAAGCGCGGCGACATCGACGACGAGGGCGTCAGGGCCGTACAGCTGGCCGTGATCGCGCACTGCGAGCAGATGGGCGACCGGGTCGCCGTCCTGGACACCCCGCCCGGGATGAACGCCCAGCGCGTACGCACCTGGCGCAACGACGACGCCGGATACGACTCCCGTTACGCGACGGTCTACTACCCCTGGCTCAAGGTCCTCGACCCGGCGAGCGGGCAGCAGACGCTGATGCCGCCGAGCGGCCACGTCTCCGGTGTCTGGGCGCGCAGCGACGGCGAGCGCGGCGTGCACAAGGCCCCCGCCAACGAGGTCATCCGGGGCGCGCTCGACCTCGAACTGCGGCTGAGCCGGGGCGAGCAGGACCTGCTCAACCCGATCGGCGTCAACTGCGTACGCGCCTTCCCGGGCCGGGGCATCCGGATCTGGGGCGCGCGGACGCTCTCCTCCGATCCGGCCTGGCGCTACCTCAACGTGCGCCGCCTCTTCAACTACCTGGAGGAGTCCATCCTCCTGGGCACCCAGTGGGTGGTCTTCGAGCCGAACGACGACCGTCTCTGGTCGAGTATCCGGCGCAACGTCACCGCCTTCCTCACCGAGGAGTGGCGCCGGGGCGCGCTCTTCGGCCGCACGGCGGAGGAAGCCTTCTACGTCAAGTGCGACCGGGACA